In one window of Desulfurobacteriaceae bacterium DNA:
- the metE gene encoding 5-methyltetrahydropteroyltriglutamate--homocysteine S-methyltransferase: protein MKTYAYGFPRLGKQREFKRLIEGYWAQKVSEEELLEGIKKLNQKREETYKLYVDAYPQGEMTLYDPMLDVALLFGVYSANTLDEYFELCRGKNALEMTKWFNTNYHYLVPDFEGKEPKFCISTPCWNRHEDATENVHLIAPFTFLKLSKNLKSEYFGKALKELTEKFVEYINEKGFKSVHLEDPALVMELSEEEWNLIEEAYKAFEKANAEINIFTYYDSVDNLQKLFDLPVSGIGVDLVHDRGENLSQLKEIDPKGKKLFAGVVDGRNVWRNDLFKTAEVLKELSEKFEVIITNAAPLFHLPVSLQGATLPEELLKKVAFAEEKLKELKLLSQILEGNEEEAKEWVSGLESSFGEIKEVRERVKNLKEEDFVRNPSYQERIRKQQEVLNLPLFPTTTIGSFPQTEEVRRVRLLHRKGKLDLESYKTFIRGEIAKAIQIQEDLGLDVFVHGEFERTDMVEFFAEKMKGIATTGNGWIISYGTRCYRPPIIYGDVERDGKMTVEEIAFAQSLTDKPVKGMLTGPVTIIAWSFVREDIPVSEVAYQIALAIKDEIKDYEEAGIKVVQIDEPAIREKAPIKKRNWKEYFDWAIKSFRLCHSSCKPETQIHTHMCYSEFGEIMEYILDMDFDVISIEASRSKGDIIEAFERVNFDRQIGLGVWDIHSPYVPSPEEMKEIVERALKVIPKENFWINPDCGLKTRRWEEVNPALRNMLTVAKTLRET from the coding sequence ATGAAAACCTATGCTTACGGTTTTCCGCGTCTTGGTAAACAGAGAGAGTTTAAGAGGCTAATTGAAGGCTACTGGGCACAGAAAGTTTCAGAAGAGGAACTTTTAGAAGGTATTAAGAAGTTAAATCAGAAGAGAGAAGAAACTTACAAACTTTACGTTGATGCTTACCCACAGGGTGAAATGACCCTTTACGATCCAATGCTTGATGTAGCACTCCTTTTTGGAGTTTACAGTGCCAATACTCTTGATGAATACTTTGAACTTTGTAGAGGAAAAAATGCTCTTGAAATGACAAAATGGTTTAACACAAACTACCACTACTTAGTTCCAGACTTTGAAGGTAAAGAACCTAAGTTCTGTATATCCACTCCTTGCTGGAACAGACATGAGGATGCAACTGAAAACGTTCACCTTATAGCTCCATTCACATTCTTAAAACTTTCTAAGAACCTTAAATCTGAGTACTTTGGAAAGGCACTCAAGGAACTTACAGAAAAGTTTGTAGAGTACATTAACGAGAAAGGATTTAAGTCTGTTCACCTTGAGGATCCAGCTCTTGTAATGGAGCTAAGCGAGGAGGAATGGAATCTGATAGAAGAAGCTTACAAAGCTTTTGAAAAGGCGAATGCAGAAATAAACATCTTTACATACTATGATAGCGTTGATAATTTACAAAAGCTTTTTGACCTTCCAGTTTCCGGTATAGGTGTTGATCTTGTTCACGATAGAGGAGAGAACCTTTCTCAGCTAAAGGAGATAGATCCTAAGGGTAAAAAGCTATTTGCTGGTGTTGTTGACGGTAGAAATGTTTGGAGAAACGACCTCTTTAAGACTGCTGAAGTTTTAAAGGAGCTTTCCGAAAAGTTTGAAGTTATTATTACAAATGCTGCTCCTTTATTCCACCTTCCTGTAAGCTTACAAGGAGCAACACTACCAGAAGAACTATTGAAGAAGGTAGCTTTTGCTGAAGAGAAACTCAAAGAGCTAAAGCTTCTTTCTCAAATCTTAGAAGGAAATGAAGAAGAAGCAAAAGAGTGGGTTTCTGGACTTGAAAGTTCATTTGGAGAGATAAAAGAAGTAAGGGAAAGGGTTAAGAACTTAAAGGAAGAAGATTTCGTTAGAAATCCTTCTTACCAAGAAAGGATTAGGAAACAGCAAGAAGTTCTCAACCTTCCACTCTTTCCAACTACAACAATTGGAAGCTTCCCACAGACAGAAGAAGTAAGAAGAGTAAGGCTCCTTCATAGAAAAGGGAAACTTGATCTTGAAAGTTATAAGACCTTCATTAGAGGAGAAATTGCTAAAGCTATTCAAATTCAGGAAGATCTCGGACTTGATGTTTTTGTTCACGGCGAGTTTGAGAGAACAGACATGGTTGAATTCTTTGCTGAGAAGATGAAGGGTATCGCTACAACTGGAAACGGTTGGATTATCTCTTACGGAACAAGATGCTATCGTCCTCCAATCATTTACGGAGATGTTGAAAGAGATGGAAAGATGACCGTTGAAGAGATAGCTTTTGCTCAGAGTCTAACAGACAAGCCTGTTAAAGGTATGCTTACAGGTCCTGTAACAATTATAGCTTGGAGCTTTGTAAGGGAAGATATTCCCGTTTCTGAGGTTGCTTACCAGATAGCGCTTGCAATTAAGGATGAAATAAAGGATTACGAAGAAGCAGGAATTAAGGTTGTTCAGATTGACGAGCCAGCTATTAGAGAAAAGGCTCCTATTAAGAAGAGAAACTGGAAAGAATACTTTGACTGGGCTATTAAGTCCTTTAGACTATGCCACTCTTCTTGTAAGCCTGAAACCCAAATTCATACTCACATGTGCTACTCAGAGTTTGGCGAAATAATGGAGTACATTCTGGACATGGACTTTGATGTTATTTCTATTGAAGCTTCCCGTTCCAAGGGAGATATAATAGAAGCATTTGAAAGGGTTAACTTTGATAGACAAATAGGACTTGGAGTTTGGGACATTCACTCTCCATATGTTCCATCTCCAGAAGAGATGAAAGAAATAGTAGAAAGGGCACTAAAGGTTATTCCAAAAGAGAATTTCTGGATTAACCCTGACTGTGGTCTTAAGACAAGAAGATGGGAGGAAGTAAATCCAGCTTTAAGAAATATGCTAACTGTTGCCAAGACTCTAAGGGAGACCTAA
- a CDS encoding radical SAM protein, producing the protein MGGSPFLDVDIPITFQDHPGIQSALLYTEIHLCNLNCFKCHNRASYKEKTAKLSYEELKEKLSMLKLLGVELIIISGGEPTLEKDLENGLKVIKSFGFPVRVDTNGTNPDVVEKLIKSELVDGFAVDVKIPIKNEYTPLELERFKTILFSDFQLDDAVVYEYANKLRITIDIIKRYSLPYTLFRTVDYPLLKNEDKEAIKEVLKSLPHQFNPFYNVEE; encoded by the coding sequence ATGGGGGGCTCCCCCTTTCTTGATGTAGATATTCCAATTACCTTTCAAGACCATCCCGGGATTCAATCGGCGCTTCTTTATACAGAGATTCACCTCTGCAATCTTAACTGTTTTAAGTGCCACAATCGTGCGTCTTACAAAGAAAAAACAGCTAAGCTTTCTTACGAGGAGTTAAAGGAAAAACTTTCCATGCTTAAACTTCTGGGAGTAGAACTTATCATCATTTCAGGTGGAGAACCTACATTAGAAAAAGATCTTGAGAATGGATTAAAGGTGATTAAATCTTTTGGATTTCCTGTAAGAGTAGATACTAACGGAACAAATCCGGATGTTGTGGAAAAATTGATAAAAAGCGAGCTTGTTGATGGTTTTGCTGTTGATGTGAAGATTCCTATAAAGAATGAGTATACCCCCTTGGAACTTGAACGCTTTAAAACAATACTGTTTTCCGATTTTCAATTAGATGATGCTGTAGTTTATGAATATGCTAACAAACTAAGAATAACAATAGATATCATAAAGAGATACTCTCTACCCTACACCCTCTTTCGCACGGTAGATTATCCACTACTTAAAAATGAGGATAAAGAGGCGATAAAAGAGGTGTTAA